The Inmirania thermothiophila nucleotide sequence GCTGATCTTCCTGCCCCTCACCGTGGTCTTCGCGGTGGGGCTGTTCCGCGACCCGAAGCTGGTGCCCTCGCCGCTCATCGACAAGCCGGCGCCGGAGTTCCGCCTGCCGGAGCTGCGCGAGCCGCAGCGGGAGGTGACCCGCGACGACCTCCTGGGTCGCGTCTCGCTGGTCAACGTGTGGGCGAGCTGGTGCACCGCCTGCCGCCAGGAGCACCCGCTGCTCATGGAGCTGGGGCGGGCGAAGGTGGTGCAGATCGTCGGCCTCAACTACAAGGACGAGCGCGAAAACGCGCTGGCGTGGCTGGCGGAGCTGGGCGATCCCTACGACCTCGTCGCCCAGGACCGCAGCGGCCGCGTGGGCATCGACTGGGGGGTCTACGGCGTGCCGGAGACCTTCCTCGTGGATGCCCGCGGGGTGATCCGCTACAAGCACATCGGCCCGATGACGCCGCGGGTGATCGAGGAGGAGATCCTGCCCCGCGTGCGTGCGCTGCAGGCCGCAGGAGGTGCCTCATGAACCGGCAGGACCGCACCGACGCGGCGCGCCGCCGCTTCCTCGTCGCCGCCACCGGGGTGGTGGGCGGTGTCGGCGTGGGCTTCGCCGCCGTGCCCTTCGTGGCCTCGCTGGCGCCCAGCGCCCGGGCCCGCGCCTTCGGGGCGCCGGTGCAGGTGGACTTCGCCAAGCTGGAGCCCGGCCAGCAGATGACGGTGGAATGGCGCGGCAAGCCGGTGTGGATCCTCCACCGGACGCCGCAGATGCTGCAGACCCTGGCGAAGATCGAGGACCGGCTGCGCGACCCGCAGTCGCTCCGCCCCCAGCAGCCGCTCTACTGCCGGAACCGCCATCGCTCCATCAAGCCGGAGTTCCTCATCGCCATCGGCATCTGCACGCATCTGGGCTGCGTCCCCACCTACCGGCCCGACGTGGCCCCGGAGGATCTCGGCCCGGACTGGCCGGGCGGCTATTTCTGCCCCTGCCACGGCTCCCGTTACGACCTGGCCGGGCGTGTCTACAAGGGGGTTCCGGCCCCCCTCAACCTGGAGATCCCGCCGCACCGCTACCTCGGGGAGCGGGTGGTGGAGATCGGTGTCGATGGGAAGGCGGCGTGAGCGCCGCCCAGGCCACGGGAGGAAGCGACCCATGAGCGAGGCGACCCGGGTGTCCCGTCCCCTCCTGGTGGCGGCGGAGGCGGTGTCGGACCGCCTGCGTGCGGCCCTGGAGGGGGTGGAGGGTGTGGAGGCGGTGCGGATCGGCGCCGGCCTCGAGGTGACCTATGATGCGGCCCGCGTCGACTATCCGACGCTGATGGCGGCGGCGGAGGCGGCGGGCGCGGCGGCGGCGCGGGGCTGGCTGGCCCGCCTGCGCCGCGCCTGGTACGGCTACCTGGACGGCAACCTGCGCGCCAATGCGCGTGCCAAGGCGGGGCCCTGCTGCAGCAACCCCACCGAGATCCTCGCGCAGCGCCGCCGCCGCTGAGCGGCGCTTGACGCGGGGGGGCGCAAGGCGTAGTCTGTAGCCACCCCACCCCCAGTGGGGTGGGGTGGCAGCGAAGGAGGTGGACGAGATGATCCAGCTGAAGGTGAAGGGCATGACCTGCGGACATTGCGAGAACGCCGTGCGCAAGGCCCTCGAGGCGGTGCCCGGGGTCGAGCGCGTGGTGGAGGTGGACCGCACCAAGGGGGTCGCGGTGGTGGAGGGCTCGCCCGACATCGAGGCCTTGGTGGCGGCGATCCGGGAGGAGGGCTACGAGGCGGAGGCCGCGTGAACGGCTGCTGCAGCGGGCTGCGTCTCAACCCGGAGGTGCGCGAGGAGGCGCGGCGGCGCCTCCTCTCCATCCGCGGCCATGTCGAGGGCATCCTCCGGATGCTGGAGGACGAGACCGTCTACTGCGTCGACGCCCTCAAGCAGATCAAGGCGGTGCAGGGGGCGCTCGACAAGGTCGGAGCGCTGGTCCTGCGCAGCCACCTGCGCGAGCACGTGGTCACCGCCAGCGAGCGCGGCGATGCCGAAGGCATCGTCGAGGAGATGATGGAGATCCTCAAGTACCGCTGAGGGGCGCGGTGCCCGGCGGCGGGGGAGAGCGTGCGATGGCCGAGGTGAGCTTCCGGATCGGCGGGATGACCTGCGCAAGCTGCGTGGCGCGGGTGGAACGGGCGCTGCGCAGGCGCGAGGGGGTGGAGACGGCGGAGGTCAACCTCGCCACCGAGCGCGCGCGGGTGGCCTTCGACGCCCGGCGCGTCGAGCTGCCCGAGCTCGTGGAGGCGGTGCGCCAGGCGGGCTACGAGCCGGTGGTGACGCGCACCGAGCTGGGGGTGAAGGGCATGACCTGCGCCGCCTGCGTGCGCCGCGTCGAGCGCGCGCTCGGGAAGCTGCCGGGCGTGCTCTCGGCGAGCGTCAATCTCGCCACCGGGCGGGCGACGGTGGAGCACCTGGCCGACGCGGTGACGCCGGCCGCGCTGGGTGCGGCCGTGCGTGCCGCAGGCTACGAGCCGGTGCTGGGGGCGGCCGCCGACGCCGACCGCGAGCAGGCCGAGCGCGAGGCCGAGATCCGCGGGCTGGGGCGCGACCTCACCGCGGCGGCGGCGCTCACGGTGCCGCTGGTGCTGATCGCCATGGGGCCGCTCTTCTTCCCGGCGCTGGGGGGGCTCCTCGAGGCGGTGGCGCCGCCCGCCTTCTGGCACGGCCTCGAGTTCCTGCTCGCCACCCCGGTGCTGTTCGGCGCGGGGCGGCGCTTCTTCCGCTCGGGATGGGCCGAGCTGCGCCACGCGAGCCCCGGCATGAACAGCCTCGTGATGCTCGGCACAAGCGCCGCGTGGGGCTACTCGGTGCTGGCGCTGGCGGCGCCGGGGCTTTTCCCCGAGGGCACCGCCAACCTCTACTTCGAGGCCGCCGCGGTGATCGTCACCCTGATCCTGCTCGGCCGCTACCTGGAGGCCCGCGCCAAGGGGCGCACCTCCGAGGCGATCCGCCGCCTCATGGCGCTGCAGGCGCGCACCGCCCGCGTGCTGCGTGGCGGCGAGGCGGTGGAGGTCCCGGTGGAGGAGGTGCTGCCGGGCGACCTCGTGGTCGTGCGGCCGGGCGAGCGCGTGCCGGTGGACGGCACGGTGACCGAAGGCTCGAGCTATGTGGACGAGTCCATGCTCTCGGGCGAGCCGGTCCCGGTGGCGAAGGGGCCCGGGGACACCGTCGTCGGCGGGACCGTGAACAAGACCGGCTCCTTCACCTTCCGTGCCGAGCGCGTCGGCGCGGACACGGTGCTCGCCCAGATCATCCGCATGGTGGAGGAGGCGCAGGCGGCCAAGCCCCCGATCCAGCAGCTCGCCGACCGCATCGCCGGCGTCTTCGTGCCCGTGGTCATGGTGGTGGCGGCGCTGACCTTCGTGATCTGGCTGCTGGTGGGGCCGTCGCCGGCGCTCAGCTACGCCTTCGTCGCCGCGGTGAGCGTGCTGCTCATCGCCTGCCCCTGCGCCATGGGGCTTGCCACGCCCACCGCCATCATGGTGGGCACCGGCCGCGGGGCCGAGATGGGCGTGCTGTTCCGCAAGGGGACCGCGCTGGAGCTGCTCGCCCGCGTCGATACCGTGGTCCTGGACAAGACCGGGACCGTGACCCGCGGCCGGCCGGAGCTGACCGATCTCGTGGTGGTGGAGGGCGAGGAGGCCGAGGTGCTGCGCCGGGTGGCGGCGGCCGAGGCGCGCAGCGAGCACCCCATCGCCGAGGCCGTGGTGGAGGCGGCGCGTGCGCGGGGGCTGGACCTGCCGGAGGTGGCGGCCTTCGAGGCCGTCCCGGGCTACGGCATCGAGGCCGAGGTGGAGGGGCGCCGCATCCAGGTGGGGGCCGACCGCTACATGGCACGGCTCGGCATCGACCTCGGCCCGGTGGCGGGGCGGGTGGAGGCATGGGCGGACGCCGCCAAGACACCGCTCTACGCGGCCGTCGACGGCCGGCTCGCGGCGGCCCTCGCGGTGGCGGATCCGGTCAAGGAAGGCAGTCGCGAGGCGGTCGAGGCGCTGCACCGGCTGGGGCTCGCCGTGGCCATGGTCACCGGCGACCACCGCCGCACGGCCGAGGCGGTGGCCCGCGCGGTGGGCATCGAGCGCGTCATGGCGGAGGTGCTGCCCGAGCACAAGGCCGAGGAGGTGCGCAGGCTCCAGGCCGAGGGCCGGCGGGTGGCCTTCGTCGGCGACGGCATCAACGACGCCCCCGCGCTCGCCCAGGCGGACGTGGGCGTGGCCATCGGCACCGGCACCGACGTGGCCATCGAGGCCGGCGACGTGATCCTGATGTCGGGGGACCTGCGCGGCATCGTCAACGCGGTGGCGCTCGCGCGCCGCACCCTGCGCACCATCCGCCTCAACTTCTTCTGGGCCTACGCCTACAACGTCGCCCTCATCCCGGTCGCCGCCGGTGCCCTCTACCCGCTCCTCGGCGTCCTCCTGAACCCGATGCTGGCGGCGGCGGCGATGAGCCTGTCGAGCGTCTTCGTCGTCACCAACAGCCTGCGCCTGCGCCGCTTCCGCCCGCCCGCGGCCACCCACGCCGGAGCCGGGACCGAGGCCCAGGGGGTGGCGGCATGAGGCGGGGGGTGCGCAGCGGCCGCGGCTGGCTCGCGGCGGCGCTGCTGCTGGCGCTCGCAGCGCCGGCGCACGCCCTGCGCCTGGAGGCGCTGCCCCACCTTCACGGCATCGCCTGGGTGCCGGGGGAGGGACTGCGCGTGGCCGCCCACGACGGGCTCTATGCCGTCGCGCCCGACGGTCGTGTCCGGCGCGTCGGCGCCGCCGGCTGGGACCTCATGAGCCTGATCGAGGTCCCCGGACGGCCGGGCTGGCTCTACGCGGGGGGGCACCCGGGCGAGGGCGAGAACCTGGGCCTTGCGGCCTCCACCGACGGGGGGCGGACCTGGGCGCGGCGGGGCGCCGCCGAGGCCGACTTCCACGCCCTTGCGGTCTCGGCCGCCGATCCCCGGCGCCTGGCCGGCGTCCACGCCGGCACGCTGTGGACGAGCGAGGACGGCGGGCGGAGCTGGCGGCAGGTGGGGCGCGCCCCCGAGGAGATCCTCTCCCTCGCCTTCTCCCCGGACGGTCGCCGCCTCTACGCGGCCGCGGGCGGGGGGCTGCTGGTGAGCCGGGACGGCGGCCGCGGCTGGACGCCCCTCACCAGCGGCGACGAGCCCGGGAGCCTCGTGGCGGTGCGGCCCGACGGCACCGTCTACGCCTTCCTGCTGGGCAAGGGGCTCGTCCGCGGCAGGGACCCGGGGACAGGCTGGCAGGTGCTGGTGCCGGACTTCGGCGCCCACGTCCCGCTCGCCCTCACCGCGGACGCCGACGGCGGGCTCTACCTGCTGACCCATCTCGGCCGCATCCTGGTCTCCACCGACGGCGGCGCCTCATGGCGCCGCTGGGGTCTGCCCGCCGCCGCGCCCGCGGAGGCCGCGCGGCGCGGGCAGCGCCTCTACGAGGCGCGCTGCCGGGCCTGTCACGGCCGCGACGGCCTCGGCGAGCCGCTCACGGTGGAGAAGCTCGCGGTGCGCGACTATCGCTTCGCCCCGCCCCTGGACGATGCCCTGCATGCCTGGCACCACACCGACGAGGATCTGGTGCGCACCATCCTCGACGGGGTCCCCGGGGGGCGGATGCCGGCCTGGCGCGGCGTGCTCGACGAGGCGCAGGCGCGGGATCTCGTGGCCTACATCAAGTCCCTGTGGGGGCCGCGTGCCCGCGCCTGCCAGGGGCCTCGACACATGCGTTGCCCGCCCGGCGCGGGCGAGGAGGAGGGATCGTGATGCACGACGGCGGCGGGGCCTGGGGCTGGGCCTGGATGGGCCTCGGCGGGATCGGGATGGTGCTCTTCTGGGTGCTCGTCCTGGTGGCGGTGGTCTGGATCGTGCGGGCCCTCCTGGGCGGCGGCAGCGGCCGGGAGGAGGACCCGCTCGTGGTGCTCAAGCGCCGCTACGCCCGGGGCGAGATCGACCGCGAGACCTACGAGCGCATGCGCGAGGCGCTGCGGCGCGACTGACGGCGGCGCCGGCAGGGGCGTCAGGATCCTTCGTCGCCCTGCCGCTGCGCCCGCAGCCGCTCGGCCTGGCGGCGCAGGACGTGGCTGACGATGACGTCGCGGTCCTCCTCGCGCAGCGCCTCGAAGGCGGCGGCGATGCGCCAGGGGTGCTCGCCGCCGTCCGCGCGCTCGCAGCGCACGACGCGCCCGTAGGTGAGGATGGCGGTGAAGGAGGGGTGCAGCACGATGCGCAGCTCGAGCAGCGTGCCGGGCTCGAGGCGCTCGTCGTTGGCGAAGGCGATCCCCGAGGCGCTGATCTCGGCCGGGCGCGGCGGTACGTCGTAGAGGCCCTCGCGGTCGGCGGCGATGAGGCGGCCGAGCAGCTCCAGCTTGCGGTCCATCAGCTCCAGGCAGTAGGCGATGCGGGGGTGCTCCTCGGCGACCTCGCGGATCGCGGCCTCCAGCTGCTCGGCCTCGCGCTGCAGCGTGTCGGAGAGGGTGAACCAGACCGGGCCCCGGCGCTCGAAGGACGCCAGCGCCTCCTCGAAGGCCTCGGCCTCCAGTACCCGGTAGCTCAGGCTGACGAGATCCTCGACCCGGTAGAACTGGCGTCGGTCCATCGCGGCCTCACTTCTGGATGATGATCTCCACGCGGCGGTTGCGGGCGCGGTTCTCCGGGGTGGTGTTGGGCACCAACGGCTGGGTGTCGGCGTGGCCCTCGGCGGCGACGCGCTTGGAGGGAATGGCCGAGCGGGCGAGCAGCTCGTGCACCACGGAGACCGCACGCGCGGCGGAGAGCTCCCAGTTCGAACGGTAGGGGCCGCCGTGCACGGGGACGTCGTCGGTGTGGCCGGCGACGACGATGCGCCCCTCGGTCTTCTCCAGGGTCTTGCCGATGGTCTCCAGCACCGGGACGAACCCGGGGTCGAGCTCGGCGCTGCCCGAGGGGAAGGAGCCCTTCTCGCGGACACGGACGATGACGTTGCCCTCGCGCTGCTCCACCTCGACGAGCCCCTGGCGGATCTGCTGCTGCAGCAGGCGGCGCAGCTTGACGGCCTCGCGCCGGGCCTCCTGGATGCGGGCGTCGGTGAACTCCAGGGTCTGCCGGTTCTCGTCGACGGTCTTCTGGCGGATGTCCTTGGTGGGGTCCGGCGTCGGGCGGCCGGGGCTGAACTCGCGCGCGATGATGCTGGTTCCCTTGGGCGGCTCCAGGGTGCGCAGCTCGCGCTGCACGCCGAAGGCGTTCTTCATGGAGCCCGCGATCTGCTTGTACTTCTGCACGTCCATCTCGGAGAAGGACAGCAGGAGCACGAAGAAGGCCATGAGCAGCGTGGCGAGGTCGGCGAAGGTGACGATCCAGCCCGGCGCCCTCGGCGGCGGGCACTTCTTCTCCCGCGGCGGGTCCGGCGGCGGGGGCGGCGGGGCGGCGCCCTTGGCGGTGCCCGTGGCCATGGCTACTTGGCCTTCGCCTTGTCGCGCTTCTTGCCCGGCAGGTAGGCCTTGAGCAGGCCGTCGAGCACGCGCGGGTTCATGCCGTCCTGGATCGCGTTGATGGCCTCGATGATGAGCGACTTGTTGGTGCGCTCCTGCTCGCTGCGAAGCTCCAGCTTCTCCGCGATGGGCAGGGCGACGAGGTTGGCGATGAGCGAGCCGTAGAGGGTGGTGAGCAGCGCCACCGCCATCGCCGGCCCGATCTTTTTCGGGTCGTCCATGTTGGCCATGAGCTGGACGAGGC carries:
- a CDS encoding DsbE family thiol:disulfide interchange protein; its protein translation is MRARYYVPLLIFLPLTVVFAVGLFRDPKLVPSPLIDKPAPEFRLPELREPQREVTRDDLLGRVSLVNVWASWCTACRQEHPLLMELGRAKVVQIVGLNYKDERENALAWLAELGDPYDLVAQDRSGRVGIDWGVYGVPETFLVDARGVIRYKHIGPMTPRVIEEEILPRVRALQAAGGAS
- the petA gene encoding ubiquinol-cytochrome c reductase iron-sulfur subunit; this encodes MNRQDRTDAARRRFLVAATGVVGGVGVGFAAVPFVASLAPSARARAFGAPVQVDFAKLEPGQQMTVEWRGKPVWILHRTPQMLQTLAKIEDRLRDPQSLRPQQPLYCRNRHRSIKPEFLIAIGICTHLGCVPTYRPDVAPEDLGPDWPGGYFCPCHGSRYDLAGRVYKGVPAPLNLEIPPHRYLGERVVEIGVDGKAA
- a CDS encoding CopZ family metallochaperone; the protein is MIQLKVKGMTCGHCENAVRKALEAVPGVERVVEVDRTKGVAVVEGSPDIEALVAAIREEGYEAEAA
- a CDS encoding metal-sensitive transcriptional regulator, producing MNGCCSGLRLNPEVREEARRRLLSIRGHVEGILRMLEDETVYCVDALKQIKAVQGALDKVGALVLRSHLREHVVTASERGDAEGIVEEMMEILKYR
- a CDS encoding heavy metal translocating P-type ATPase; translation: MAEVSFRIGGMTCASCVARVERALRRREGVETAEVNLATERARVAFDARRVELPELVEAVRQAGYEPVVTRTELGVKGMTCAACVRRVERALGKLPGVLSASVNLATGRATVEHLADAVTPAALGAAVRAAGYEPVLGAAADADREQAEREAEIRGLGRDLTAAAALTVPLVLIAMGPLFFPALGGLLEAVAPPAFWHGLEFLLATPVLFGAGRRFFRSGWAELRHASPGMNSLVMLGTSAAWGYSVLALAAPGLFPEGTANLYFEAAAVIVTLILLGRYLEARAKGRTSEAIRRLMALQARTARVLRGGEAVEVPVEEVLPGDLVVVRPGERVPVDGTVTEGSSYVDESMLSGEPVPVAKGPGDTVVGGTVNKTGSFTFRAERVGADTVLAQIIRMVEEAQAAKPPIQQLADRIAGVFVPVVMVVAALTFVIWLLVGPSPALSYAFVAAVSVLLIACPCAMGLATPTAIMVGTGRGAEMGVLFRKGTALELLARVDTVVLDKTGTVTRGRPELTDLVVVEGEEAEVLRRVAAAEARSEHPIAEAVVEAARARGLDLPEVAAFEAVPGYGIEAEVEGRRIQVGADRYMARLGIDLGPVAGRVEAWADAAKTPLYAAVDGRLAAALAVADPVKEGSREAVEALHRLGLAVAMVTGDHRRTAEAVARAVGIERVMAEVLPEHKAEEVRRLQAEGRRVAFVGDGINDAPALAQADVGVAIGTGTDVAIEAGDVILMSGDLRGIVNAVALARRTLRTIRLNFFWAYAYNVALIPVAAGALYPLLGVLLNPMLAAAAMSLSSVFVVTNSLRLRRFRPPAATHAGAGTEAQGVAA
- a CDS encoding c-type cytochrome, which produces MRRGVRSGRGWLAAALLLALAAPAHALRLEALPHLHGIAWVPGEGLRVAAHDGLYAVAPDGRVRRVGAAGWDLMSLIEVPGRPGWLYAGGHPGEGENLGLAASTDGGRTWARRGAAEADFHALAVSAADPRRLAGVHAGTLWTSEDGGRSWRQVGRAPEEILSLAFSPDGRRLYAAAGGGLLVSRDGGRGWTPLTSGDEPGSLVAVRPDGTVYAFLLGKGLVRGRDPGTGWQVLVPDFGAHVPLALTADADGGLYLLTHLGRILVSTDGGASWRRWGLPAAAPAEAARRGQRLYEARCRACHGRDGLGEPLTVEKLAVRDYRFAPPLDDALHAWHHTDEDLVRTILDGVPGGRMPAWRGVLDEAQARDLVAYIKSLWGPRARACQGPRHMRCPPGAGEEEGS
- a CDS encoding SHOCT domain-containing protein translates to MHDGGGAWGWAWMGLGGIGMVLFWVLVLVAVVWIVRALLGGGSGREEDPLVVLKRRYARGEIDRETYERMREALRRD
- a CDS encoding PilZ domain-containing protein; translation: MDRRQFYRVEDLVSLSYRVLEAEAFEEALASFERRGPVWFTLSDTLQREAEQLEAAIREVAEEHPRIAYCLELMDRKLELLGRLIAADREGLYDVPPRPAEISASGIAFANDERLEPGTLLELRIVLHPSFTAILTYGRVVRCERADGGEHPWRIAAAFEALREEDRDVIVSHVLRRQAERLRAQRQGDEGS
- the tssL gene encoding type VI secretion system protein TssL, long form, producing the protein MATGTAKGAAPPPPPPDPPREKKCPPPRAPGWIVTFADLATLLMAFFVLLLSFSEMDVQKYKQIAGSMKNAFGVQRELRTLEPPKGTSIIAREFSPGRPTPDPTKDIRQKTVDENRQTLEFTDARIQEARREAVKLRRLLQQQIRQGLVEVEQREGNVIVRVREKGSFPSGSAELDPGFVPVLETIGKTLEKTEGRIVVAGHTDDVPVHGGPYRSNWELSAARAVSVVHELLARSAIPSKRVAAEGHADTQPLVPNTTPENRARNRRVEIIIQK